Proteins encoded together in one Triticum dicoccoides isolate Atlit2015 ecotype Zavitan chromosome 7B, WEW_v2.0, whole genome shotgun sequence window:
- the LOC119335967 gene encoding putative cis-zeatin O-glucosyltransferase, giving the protein MDMESSSVAVVAVPFPMQGHLNQLLHLSLQLASEPHGVNLDLHYAAPAAHVRQARARVHGWDESALRSVHFHELDIPAFAAPPPDPDAASPFPTHIMPMFEAYVAGAAAPLAALLRELSASRRRVVVLHDVLNAFAAVEAERLPNGNGESFGIYCGAVSYMVGMVDAGHRLLRDCGLEYAPMDRYVSREFMECAKKQSSMAQSVSSGGGMVANTCRALEGEFVDAFAETLAAVGQRIFAVGPLNPLLEPGQIDAKQGKRHECLDWLDKQPAASVLYVSFGSTSSLRGEQVAELAAALKGSKQRFIWVLRDADRGSVSTDDADSRRYARLASEFAEQARGTGLVITGWAPQLEILAHPATAAFMSHCGWNSTVESMSHGKPILAWPMHSDQPWDAQFVEKYLGAGLLVRPWEKHGEVTPAAIIQQAIETAMVGEEGLAMRRRAMALGEAVRACAAAGGSSRKDLQDFVAHLIR; this is encoded by the coding sequence ATGGATATGGAGTCgtcgtcggtggcggtggtggcggtgccGTTCCCGATGCAGGGCCACCTCAACCAGCTGCTGCACCTGTCGCTGCAGCTCGCGTCCGAGCCTCACGGGGTTAACCTCGACCTGCACTACGCGGCGCCCGCGGCGCACGTCCGCCAGGCGCGCGCGCGCGTGCACGGCTGGGACGAATCGGCGCTCCGCTCCGTCCACTTCCACGAGCTCGACATCCCCGcgttcgccgcgccgccgcccgacccgGACGCCGCCTCGCCCTTCCCCACCCACATCATGCCCATGTTCGAGGCCTacgtcgccggcgccgccgccccgctcgccgcgcTCCTCCGGGAGCTCTCCGCGTCCCGCCGCCGCGTGGTTGTCCTGCACGACGTCCTCAACGCCTTCGCCGCCGTCGAGGCGGAGCGGCTGCCCAACGGCAACGGGGAGTCCTTCGGGATCTACTGCGGCGCCGTGTCGTACATGGTCGGCATGGTGGACGCCGGGCACCGCCTCCTGCGGGACTGCGGCCTCGAGTACGCGCCCATGGACAGGTACGTGTCCAGGGAGTTCATGGAGTGCGCCAAGAAGCAGTCCAGCATGGCGCAATCGGTCTCGAGCGGCGGCGGCATGGTCGCCAACACGTGCCGCGCGCTCGAGGGCGAGTTCGTCGACGCCTTCGCCGAGACCCTAGCCGCAGTCGGCCAGAGGATCTTCGCCGTCGGGCCGTTGAACCCTCTGCTGGAGCCGGGGCAGATCGATGCGAAGCAGGGCAAGCGGCACGAGTGCCTGGACTGGCTCGACAAGCAGCCGGCGGCGTCGGTGCTCTACGTGTCGTTCGGCTCGACGTCCTCACTCCGAGGGGAGCAGGTCGCGGAGCTCGCCGCGGCGCTGAAGGGCAGCAAGCAGCGCTTCATCTGGGTGCTGCGCGACGCCGACCGCGGCAGCGTGTCCACGGACGACGCCGACAGCCGCCGGTACGCGAGGCTGGCGTCCGAGTTCGCCGAGCAGGCCCGGGGCACGGGGCTGGTGATCACCGGGTGGGCGCCGCAGCTGGAGATCCTGGCGCACCCGGCCACGGCGGCGTTCATGAGCCACTGCGGATGGAACTCGACCGTGGAGAGCATGAGCCACGGCAAGCCGATCCTCGCGTGGCCCATGCACTCCGACCAGCCGTGGGACGCGCAGTTCGTCGAGAAATACCTCGGGGCCGGCCTCCTGGTGAGGCCGTGGGAGAAGCACGGCGAGGTGACGCCGGCGGCGATCATACAGCAGGCGATTGAGACGGCGATGGTCGGCGAGGAAGGGCTCGCGATGAGGCGGCGGGCCATGGCGCTCGGGGAGGCCGTTCGCGCCTGCGCGGCTGCAGGCGGCTCATCGCGCAAGGATTTGCAGGATTTCGTCGCTCACCTCATTAGGTGA